In Synergistales bacterium, a single window of DNA contains:
- a CDS encoding RNA-binding S4 domain-containing protein, giving the protein MRLDLYLKRSRLVKRRARAREMVEVGAVRIDGREGKPATAVTEGARIEIAYPRRLLVVRVVETDDKQLKRGAKAFEVLEERRVSGERVPWEE; this is encoded by the coding sequence ATGAGACTGGATCTCTACCTCAAGCGCTCCAGACTCGTCAAACGGCGCGCCAGGGCCCGTGAGATGGTGGAGGTCGGAGCGGTCCGGATCGACGGCAGGGAGGGCAAGCCCGCCACTGCCGTAACGGAAGGGGCGCGGATCGAGATCGCCTATCCGAGACGGCTGCTGGTGGTTCGTGTCGTCGAAACCGACGACAAACAGTTGAAGCGCGGGGCGAAAGCCTTCGAGGTGCTCGAAGAGCGGCGTGTCTCCGGAGAGCGTGTTCCCTGGGAGGAATAG
- the rpoD gene encoding RNA polymerase sigma factor RpoD, producing the protein MQDEQLQNGGKAAAKTKPDQETVNKEIKTYYRCVRKLLQEGQKKGCISYEDIEKMLPPEYLNAENLDNLYSEIMELGIDVREEAAQEKENAARSDLVPLSEEDLGTLEDLPLSDPVRMYLREIGKISLLVPEEEVRLAKLVEAGDPEGKRALVEANLRLVVSIAKKYIGRGMLFLDLIQEGNLGLIRAVEKFDYRKGYKFSTYATWWIRQAITRAIADQARTIRIPVHMVETINKLIRVSRQLVQRLGREPAADEIAREMDIPAEKVEDIQRIAQDPVSLETPIGEEEDSQLGDFLEDKDLPSPEDAASSQLLREQLEGMLGDLTDREREVLRLRFGLEDGHPYTLEEVGRRFGVTRERIRQIEAKALRKLRHPSRSRKLRDFLE; encoded by the coding sequence ATGCAGGACGAGCAGCTGCAGAACGGCGGGAAGGCGGCCGCAAAGACGAAACCCGATCAGGAGACTGTGAACAAGGAGATCAAGACCTATTACCGTTGTGTTCGGAAGCTCCTGCAGGAGGGGCAGAAAAAGGGCTGCATCTCCTATGAGGACATCGAGAAGATGCTTCCGCCGGAGTACCTGAATGCCGAGAACCTGGACAACCTCTATTCGGAGATCATGGAACTGGGGATCGACGTCCGCGAGGAGGCCGCCCAGGAGAAGGAGAACGCGGCCAGGAGCGATCTTGTCCCCCTCTCCGAGGAGGATCTGGGCACACTGGAAGACCTCCCCCTCTCCGATCCGGTGCGGATGTATCTCCGGGAAATCGGCAAGATCTCGCTGCTGGTTCCCGAGGAGGAGGTGCGGCTGGCCAAGCTTGTCGAGGCGGGTGACCCCGAGGGGAAGCGCGCCCTGGTGGAGGCCAACCTCCGTCTGGTGGTCAGTATCGCCAAGAAGTACATCGGCCGGGGGATGCTCTTCCTCGATCTCATCCAGGAGGGGAACCTGGGACTCATCCGGGCGGTGGAGAAGTTCGACTACCGCAAGGGATACAAGTTCAGCACCTATGCCACCTGGTGGATCCGGCAGGCCATCACCCGGGCCATCGCCGACCAGGCGCGGACCATCCGGATTCCCGTGCACATGGTGGAGACCATCAACAAGCTGATCCGGGTCTCGCGCCAGCTGGTGCAGCGTCTCGGCAGGGAGCCCGCCGCCGATGAGATCGCCAGGGAGATGGATATCCCCGCCGAGAAGGTGGAGGATATCCAGCGGATCGCCCAGGACCCCGTATCGCTGGAGACGCCCATCGGCGAGGAGGAAGACAGCCAGCTGGGCGACTTTCTGGAAGACAAGGATCTCCCCAGCCCCGAGGACGCCGCCTCCAGTCAGCTGCTTCGGGAGCAGCTGGAGGGCATGCTCGGCGACCTCACCGACCGGGAACGCGAGGTTCTGCGATTGCGCTTCGGGCTGGAGGACGGTCATCCCTACACCCTCGAAGAGGTGGGTCGGCGCTTTGGTGTGACCCGCGAACGGATCCGGCAGATCGAGGCCAAGGCGCTGCGGAAGCTGCGCCATCCCAGCAGAAGCCGGAAACTCAGGGATTTCCTGGAATGA